TAACACTTTCAGTAGGTCCTTTTGGATAAACACCAACAGGCTCTAGCTGGCAGCTCTCTGAGGGTagcacctcctctccctccctccctcccccattcctaTACTCTTCaaaatcagtggttcttaatctTGGCTCCGCATTTGAAACACCTGGGAAATTTTATGAGAATTAAGTGGGATGATGTAAAATTTCCTGACAGATGAGAGATGCTGGTTGCAGTCCTCTTTTGCCTAAAAAGTGAGACCAGAccctcacctctctctccctctcctggacCAAAAGGGATCCTATCTATGAAAGGGTTTTGTGAAATGCAAAGCTTTATTCAACTTTAAATTACAACCTTTACCTTTAACTTCATGAGAAGTcaaagtgctttttatttttaactttttactatgaaaaacatcaaattatgttaaagagaataatataataagCCCTTGTTAGGGAACTGTCACTCAGCTTCAGAAATGATCAGTTCGTAGCCAATCTTATTTATAGTATCACCCATTACCCCCTCACTGGCTAATTTTttatcattcataaatatttcagcatgtatcTATAAAACATAAAGACTCTTTTTTGTAAAAAGCCACAATACTACTATCACATTTTAAGCATGATCAATAATTCCTATATATCAAATATCCACTCAGTATTCACATCTCCCCCACTTTGTTTCTTCAGATTAGGATACAAGCAATCCCTTCACTAGATGTCTCCTCAATCTCTTTTAATGTATAGATTCTAcccccatctcccttccccatgtaattcatttattgaagaaaccaGCTCATTTCTTTCGTAAAGTTTCCTTCAGTCTAGATGGCAtcatcctgatttttttaaaaaataaactttattttttataagtattagatttacagaaaaattgtgaagacAGTACAGAGACCCCAGACAGTTCACGCAGTCGCCCCTATAATTACCATCATAGCACGAGTGCATACCACCCACAGGACTTACCACTGTTGATGCTGCCCTGGATCACCCGGCAGAGGCCCCACTCCTACCCCCTTCCATTATGCCCCCTTTGGAAAGAAGTGGCTGTTCCCAGCAGCCCATGCTGAAGGAGTCGACAGTTAACACTTCACCATCTTCAGGGGACAGCTCTCCTATATCAATTATTTCAACTACTTCCGCATGGGAGATCTTCTTTTCCCCCATTTATGTACTTATTCATGATTTAGATCAGTATAGACCCATAGAGATTTATTTCATCCTTTGGGTTATAATCTaatactgctttattttcttgCCCAGACTGTTTCAGCTTTAGCTGTAGGGAGCTCTTTAGCTCTTGAGTTGGTTCCTGTGTCCTTATCCCTTTGACAAACTCCCATCGAtatgggtgttttgtttttttatttttcattattgatttttGGATTTTCGGtgcacttccttattttctggcatcacaagatgctccaggctcatcatGTACCCACTGTGTATATTTCCTACCCCAGTGCCTGAATCAGACTTCTCCAAGGAgccttggttccttttattgggaAATGGTAacagaaaccaagatctgggcactgggTGTGCTTGTTGCTCCTGGGGAATCGCTGTTTCTAGGCCCTCCCAGATGACAGAGCAATGAAATTTATATGTGTACGAAATAACCCTTGAATATACACTTATCCAAAAATGTTTCTGTTTGTAACCATCTGTATCTAAACTAAACAAATTcttactgatgtctccaactctaacCCACTACCACCTGGAACATTCTAGCTTCTTCCTGATATTTGAAAAAGatgttcttttgtatttcttataaTATGGTGGTTAGGTTCAAATTCaattttttggcaagaatatttcATAGGTGGTGCATTCTTCCATCATTTTAGTGATGTTAGCAGCCATTGATGATCATTTCCTAGAATCTCttaattctttaaagttttttaaaaaagcaaagttttGATCGGCTCCATCTTTCTTCTCTGAATAACTGGAATTCTCTATAGAAAGAAAAACCTCCCCTCATCAACTATTTGGTTACCCTGAGGTAGAGCCCATATAAAAAGGATAAATGCTTAAATCCTTGCCTCATTATCTTATAATGAGTATGTTCCCTAGCATCCTCTGAGGCTGAACACTGAGCTATTTTTGGTTTTGAACTTGCAGCATCTCTGGAGGCACATGGCTCAGCTCTCTACCTTGAGCCCCGACTGCTAGGCAGTCTGCCTCAGGAGGTAGAATAGCAGAGGGTAAGAGGCTGGGCTCCCCCGGCAGAGGCAGAGAGCAGTTTGGAAGGGGAGGCAAGATTGGAGTGTCTTGAGGGCTTCCATATTGATTCATCCTGAAAAAGCTCTGGTCTCCAGTCATTTTCTTGCAGAGCTGTTGCCTTGCTTTCATAGTTTTTCACATTGCCTTAGAAATAGCCGAATCCATCTTTAAAAGTCTCCTCAAgcaaccataaaagaaaaatacaacagcCAGAAGCTCTGGAAAGTGCATGTTTGACCCTAAATCCTTCAAGGAAACCCTTCTAGGAGAGAAACCAAGAAACCCTTTGGAGTGTTAGGGGTAAGGGTTAGGGCACTGTTCTCAGCCCTGGTTCCGTACTAGAGTCACCTGAAACACATATAAAAACCACTTACAGTTAAGCACCACTGCCAGAGGTTCTGATTCGATTGGTCTGGGGTGGAACCCTGGAAGTggcaggtcttttttcttttattatttttttattgaggtatagttgatatataatattatataaattacaggtgtacaatatagtgattcataatttttaaaggttgtactccatttatagttattataaaatatttgctatatccCCCGTGTTGTTCAATGTTATCCTTGTAGGTATTTTGTACCTaatattttgtacctcttaatcccctgcccctatactgcccctccccccttccctctctccactggtaaccactagttttttctctatacctgcttattttttgttatattcactagtttgttgtatattttagattccacacgtaagtgatatcatatagtatttgtcttttgctgtctgacttatttcacttaatacagTATCCTCGaagtccatccaggttgctgcaaatggctaaatttcattcttttttatggctgaatagtatcgCATTGTATACCACAtccatttgtcaatggacattcaggttgtttccatgtcttggcaattgtaatgCTGCCAcaaacattagggtgcatgtacctttttgaattagtgtttctgttttttgttgttgttttattttttgtttgtttttcggatatatacccaggagtggaattgctgggtcatatggcagctctatttttagttttttgagaaacctccatactgttttccacagtggctgcaccaatttacattctggAATAGGCAGTTTTTATGAGCTTTTTGCAAGGTTTAATCGTTTAACCAGGGCCATTTCTAAGCCCCCTAGAACTCTAAAAGGGGAATGAGTGTGTCACACCTACAGTCTCATCACCTCGATCCAGTTGCCTGATGTCAGTAGATACCATCTCTGCCACGTTACTCAGAAGACTAAGCTAGGAAAGATGATGCCAGGAACGTCTCactccacccacctcccctccctgccccattcTGAGGCCTGGTTAGTGTGGCTCAGTTCCAGCCAGGGGGCCTTTAACATAAGACTCTACCCCACCCTTGACTCCACAGATAGCTACATTtgctgtgcctggcactgttctaagtgctttaaatCTCTAACATCCTTAATAGGTTGGAATACTCTGCACTTAACAGATCTGAGAGAACTGACTGCCTTGCTAAGGTCGCCAGCCTGTGTCTGGGTGGGTACTTGGGCTCTTTCGCATCACGTGCTGTTACTAACAGGCTGTGACTCCAAGCCCAGCCCCTCTCAAGAAGCTgcctcctcctttcctctgtgtAATAAATATTGACTCTTGAGGAGAGATGACCTGCACAGAGCGCAGGGCCTGAGAAAAGGTGGGGAGGCCTGGGGCGAGGGATTCTGAACCCCTGTTCCTCACTCAGCATCAGGTCCTGAGGAGCCCCCTGCCCTGGGGGTGCGCGGTTCCCCACCTTCCTTCACAGCTCAGTAGTCTGAGCGTATGTGAGAGTAAAGTCTAGAAAGCCTTGGGCACTTCTTCTACCTCTGACCCTTGCTCTCCTTCCTGTGCCTACAGGGTTTCACCCACAGCCCTTTCCTCCCTTACTCTTTCCTGGAAAATCTCGTGGGTCTGTCCATCCTATCCACCACCTATTGCCACCCCCAATTTCAGAACTACACTATTGTTGCTCACCCCCCTCCTATAATCCCCATCCCAGAAAGTGACAGCGCCATCCACCCTGACGTCATCTTGGCAAATTCCCCCCGACACTCAATCAGCTACTGAGTCCCCGCAGTGTCACCCTCAGGATGGCTCTAACACCCATCGCTCCTCTGTCCCCACCACCCAGGGAAGGCTGCGGCTTGGAAGCCAACTCTGCTAACCCttaccccaccccaggccccggGCTTTGTGTACCATCCAGACCAACTAGGTGTGGCTCCCAGGATGCGTCCCTAATTAGATAATTAAACTCAGCCTGCAAACCTCTTCGCACGGCCCAGCTCTCTCAACCGGCTGGGGAAGTCCCCTGGAGCTAGACTGTGACGTCAGCACTATTAACGGTCTCCCGCCGCGTCCAGGACCTGTCCACGCCTGCAGCCTTGCCCGGGCCAAGGCCCACTTCCCCGTGCCAAGGCCCACTTCCCCGGAGTCCCACTTGGCCCTAGGCTTCCCGGGGCCGATTACCCGCCGCCGCGCCCCTCTGATTGGCTGCCTTCCGAGCCCACGGCCGCGCCCCGCCCCAGGCCCTGCAGGGATTGGTCCTGGCCGCCAGGCCCTGCAGGGATTGGTCCTGGCCGTCCCGCCCGCTACCCACGTCGGCCCCCTGGACAGCCGAGCGGGGAGGTCCGGTCATGGCCGGGATGCGCAGGCTGGAGCTGGCGGAGGCCTTGCAGCTGGGGCCGGGCTGGCGGCACGCGTGCCACGCGCTGCTCTACGCGCCGGACCCGGGGTTGCTCTTCGGCCGCATCCCGCTGCGCTACGCAGTGCTGGTGAGGAAGGGGCGCACCCGGCCACCGCTCGCCCCCGCCCCGCGGCCAGGCCGCCTTGGGCGCCCCCGGCCATCACCGCTTCCCTCTCCCGCAGATGCAGATGCGCTTTGACGGGCGCCTGGGCTTTCCCGGCGGATTCGTGGACTTGCGGGACTGCAGCCTGGAGGACGGGCTGAACCGCGAGCTAGGCGAGGAACTGGGCGAGGCCGCGGCCGCCTTCCGCGTGGAGCGTGCCGATTACCGCAGCTCGCACGCCGGGTCCCGGCCGCGCGTCGTGGCGCACTTCTACGCCAAGTGCCTGACCCTGGAGCAGCTGACTGCGGTGGAGATGGGCGCGCCGCTCGCCCGGGACCACGGGCTGGAGGTGGGGCCAGCCCAGGACCCCACCCCGCGTCTTCCAGCTCCCGAAGGCCTGTCCCACAGTTTCCTCGTGTAGTTGGGGTCTGGGTGACTAGTTGCAGCCAACCTGGTCTCCCTGCAAAGATCgaaccccctccccacttcacaAGCCTCTACAGTTGTCTTTGTAGAACACACCCATCCAAGTCACTCTTCTAGTCCCCCTTGATAGTGGCAGGCGTTGCACCTTAGGCCCCTGTTTTTCTTGAGTAGAAGTGGCCTGATGTTTTGAGGGAAAACCCTGGCACTTAGGCGAGGATAGAGGGGGACATTGTGTATGGcgatggttctcaaactttggcgGGTATAAGAATCATCTGGGAGGCTTATTAAAACTGATTACTGGCCCCACTCCCAGAATTGCCGGCtcagtgggggaggggtagaAGGACCTGAGAATTGCATGTTTCAAAAGTTCCTAAATGGTGCTGATGCGGCATTTTGAGGACTACTGCTGTAGGGCCCAGGGTGCATCCCGGAGGCAGGAGCCACTTCTGTGATGTGGGAAGGGTTAGCTTTTGCGGAGCTGGAGGGCATGACCTGGGTCATTTGTCTGCAAAGACCTGGGCCCTCTAGGGCCACAAAGGTGTGCGTCCTCAGGCCTGGTCCTGCTGGACTGATAAAGGGGTGAGACCTCTGATCTAGAAAGATCTGGCTGGGATGAGCTCCCTGCGTTCCCAGAGTCTCAtgtctccttcctttcccaggtGCTGGGCCTGGTACGGGTGCCCCTGTACACCCTGCGGGATGGTGTGGGAGGCCTGCCTGCCTTTCTGGAGAATACGTTTATTGGAAATGCACGGGAACAGCTGCTGGAAGCCCTCCAGAACCTCGGACTGCTGGAACCTGGCTCTTTCGCACGCTTAAAGTTCTCAGCTCGTCCCTAGAGGCTGCCCTCCACAAACCCATGGAACCTGCCTGAGATCAGGGCCTTTGtactggagagggagggaggaaaaagggaaTGTTTTCTCTTCTGGGCCTGGGCCTGATAGATGATAACAGATTAAAAGGAAAAGGTGTGTAGTGTGTTCTGAGCAGAGGGCCACGTGGCGACTCATGGCGTCAGTGGCAAAAGTCCGCAGCTCATCCTGGGCGCCCTGGCAGATTCACAGAGCCTGCATCTTCCCtgtacatgtgcacacatacagcCTAGTGGCCcccagacacacactcacacacaagcTGATGCCTCCCCCATCCCTTGTCGTGTCCAGTTTAAGCAGGAAGTGGCACGTGTGGGGCGTAGCTTGTCGCCATACCCATCTCCTTGC
This Phocoena sinus isolate mPhoSin1 chromosome 4, mPhoSin1.pri, whole genome shotgun sequence DNA region includes the following protein-coding sequences:
- the NUDT16 gene encoding U8 snoRNA-decapping enzyme — protein: MAGMRRLELAEALQLGPGWRHACHALLYAPDPGLLFGRIPLRYAVLMQMRFDGRLGFPGGFVDLRDCSLEDGLNRELGEELGEAAAAFRVERADYRSSHAGSRPRVVAHFYAKCLTLEQLTAVEMGAPLARDHGLEVLGLVRVPLYTLRDGVGGLPAFLENTFIGNAREQLLEALQNLGLLEPGSFARLKFSARP